Proteins co-encoded in one Erinaceus europaeus chromosome 2, mEriEur2.1, whole genome shotgun sequence genomic window:
- the FGF1 gene encoding fibroblast growth factor 1 isoform X2, translating into MAEGEITTFTALTEKFNLPLGNYKKPKLLYCSNGGHFLRILPDGTVDGTRDRSDQHTNTK; encoded by the coding sequence ATGGCTGAAGGAGAAATCACCACCTTCACGGCCCTGACTGAGAAGTTTAATCTGCCACTAGGGAATTACAAGAAGCCCAAGCTCCTCTACTGTAGCAACGGGGGCCACTTCCTGAGGATCCTTCCAGATGGCACCGTGGATGGGACAAGGGACAGGAGCGACCAGCATA